One window of the Eucalyptus grandis isolate ANBG69807.140 chromosome 6, ASM1654582v1, whole genome shotgun sequence genome contains the following:
- the LOC104451994 gene encoding transcription factor MYB114 has protein sequence MEGAAGVRKGAWTEEEDVLLRKCVEKYGEGKWHQVPRRGGLNRCRKSCRLRWLNYLKPNIKRGAFQDDEVDMIIRLHKLLGNRWSLIAGRLQGRTANDIKNYWNTHLAKKVVYQKQKEDKPPWKFVTKVNIIRPQPRTFSKSSVWINGNATQVALRTPPGENLGQPSPILFHQDKESAWWEDLLTESSPNEGLVTSTSGSEGQPGVKSWPREFAMDEGRNGWNELSFDTDIWEFLDSNP, from the exons ATGGAAGGAGCTGCAGGAGTGAGAAAAGGTGCATGGACTGAGGAAGAGGATGTACTGCTGAGGAAGTGCGTGGAGAAATATGGTGAAGGAAAATGGCACCAAGTCCCCCGCAGAGGAG GGTTGAACAGGTGCAGGAAAAGTTGCAGGCTGAGGTGGTTGAACTATCTGAAGCCCAACATCAAGAGAGGGGCATTCCAAGACGACGAGGTTGACATGATCATCAGGCTTCATAAGCTTCTGGGTAATCG GTGGTCACTGATTGCGGGGAGACTTCAGGGAAGAACCGCGAATGACATCAAGAACTATTGGAACACCCACTTGGCTAAAAAGGTCGTCTATCAGAAGCAGAAGGAAGACAAGCCGCCTTGGAAATTTGTCACTAAAGTGAACATCATAAGGCCTCAACCTCGGACATTCTCGAAGAGCTCGGTATGGATCAACGGAAACGCCACGCAGGTGGCTTTAAGGACTCCACCAGGTGAGAACCTTGGACAGCCATCTCCAATTTTATTTCATCAGGACAAGGAGAGTGCTTGGTGGGAGGATCTGCTAACCGAAAGCAGCCCCAACGAAGGGCTCGTCACCTCAACAAGTGGCTCAGAAGGACAGCCAGGCGTGAAATCGTGGCCTCGGGAATTTGCTATGGATGAGGGACGAAATGGTTGGAACGAGCTCTCTTTCGATACCGACATTTGGGAATTTCTCGACTCGAATCCTTAA
- the LOC104449709 gene encoding protein C2-DOMAIN ABA-RELATED 4, with the protein MEHLMGLLRIHIHRGVNLAIRDVKSSDPYIIVKFGKQKLKTRVIRKNTNPEWNEDLTLTVADHNLPVQLFVYDKDRLSFDDKMGDAEFEIGPFVEALRMRLDELPSGTIITRVLPTRQNCLADESRVVWADGKVVQEMVLRLRNVESGEIELRLEWTDIPGSRGL; encoded by the exons ATGGAGCACCTGATGGGTCTTCTCAGGATCCACATCCACAGGGGCGTCAACCTCGCCATCCGAGACGTCAAGAGCAGCGATCCTTACATCATCGTCAAGTTCGGCAAGCAG AAATTAAAGACTCGGGTCATTAGGAAGAACACAAACCCAGAATGGAACGAAGATCTTACGCTGACCGTCGCCGATCATAACCTTCCCGTTCAACTG TTCGTCTATGACAAGGACAGGCTGAGCTTCGACGACAAGATGGGGGACGCCGAGTTCGAGATCGGGCCCTTCGTGGAGGCGCTGCGGATGCGCCTGGACGAGCTTCCGAGCGGGACCATCATCACCCGGGTCCTGCCCACCCGGCAGAACTGCCTTGCCGACGAGAGCCGTGTCGTCTGGGCCGATGGCAAGGTCGTGCAGGAGATGGTCCTGAGGCTGCGCAACGTGGAGAGCGGTGAGATTGAGCTGCGGCTGGAGTGGACCGATATCCCGGGGTCGAGGGGGCTGTGA